GGCCGCGATCGGCCAGCCGAGGGTGAGCGCGGCCAGCGCGAAGCCGGCGACCAGGGCGTTCTCCCCGAGCACGCCCTGCACGTAGAGCGGGACGTAGGAGGTCAGGCCGATCAGCACCACGCCGATCGAGAGGCTGGCGAGGTTGGTGGTGTTGAGCAGCCGGCTGCGGAACACCCACGGCGGGATCACCGGCTCGGCGGCCCGCCGCTCCACGAGGGCGAAGCCGACCAGGGCCAGCACCGCGACGGTCAGCACGCCGACGCCGGGCACCGACAGCCAGTCCCACTGGACGCCGCCCTCGAGCAGGCCCAGCACCAGCAGGGAGGTGCCGACGGTCAGCAGCACGGCCCCGCGGTAGTCGATCTGGTGCTCGGCCTTGGTGACGTCCTCGGAGAAGCGGCGGAACAGCACCCAGGCCGCGACGGCGCCCAGCGGGACGTTGACGAAGAAGATGAGGCGCCAGTCGAGGAAGTCGACGAACACCCCGCCCAGCGTCGGTCCGACGACCGAGGAGATGGCCCACACGCTGGCCACGTAGCCCTGCACCTTGGCGCGCTCGGCCACGGTGTAGATGTCGCCGATGATCGTCATCGCGGTCGGCTGGACGGCTCCGGCGCCGAGGCCCTGGACCGCGCGGAACACGATCAGCGCGGGCATGCTCCACGCGAGACCGCAGAGGACCGAGCCGAGCACGAACAGCCCGACGCCGGCCAGCATCACCGGCTTGCGGCCGAACAGGTCGCTCAGCTTGCCGAAGATCGGCACGCAGACGGCCTGGGCCAGCAGGTAGATCGAGAAGAGCCAGGGGAACTGGGCGAACCCGCCCAGGTCGTCGACGATCGCCGGTACCGCCGTGGCGAGGATCGTCGAGTCGATCGCCACCAGGCCGACGCTGAGCATCACGGCCAGCAGGATCGGTCCGCGCTCCGACCGCAGGCCGACATCGGCACGGGTGATCGGGCGTGTCTCGGTGTCGGCCATGGTCAGCGCAACCCTGGGAGCACCCTGTGCATTCCCGGCCTATGTGTTCAGGTCGGGCCGCCGGTCGTGTGGCCGGCCGCGTCCGCGAGGATGACCCCGGCCGGCGCCGCCCCGCCCCGACCCGTCCGACGAAGGAGTCCGCCGATGACCCAGCCCAGCGCGCCGCCCTACCGCGACCCGTCGCTGAGCCCCGACCAACGGGTCGAGGACCTGCTGGGCCGGCTGACCCTGGAGGACAAGGCGGGGCTGATGTTCCACGACATGACGCTGATCGGGCCGGACGGGACGCTCGTCGGCGACGACAACGTCATCGCCCGCCCCGGCAGCGAGGCCGCCGTCCGCGGCCTGCGGATGAACCACTTCAACCTGCTCGGCTCGCCGTCGGGCGTCCGGGACCTGGTCGCCTGGTACAACCGGCTGCAGGAGCTCGCCGCGAGCACCGAGCTGGGCATCCCGGTGAGCCTGTCCACCGACCCGCGGCACTCCTTCAGCGACAACGCGGGCACCGCGGCGCTCGCCGGCTCCTTCTCGGCGTGGCCCGAGTCGCTGGGCTTCGCCGCGCTGCGCGACCCGGCCCTGGTCGAGCGGTTCGCCGACATCGCCCGGCAGGAGTACGTGGCCGGCGGCTTCCGGGTGGCCCTGCACCCGCAGATCGACCTGGCGACCGAGTACCGGTGGGCGCGGATCGGGATGACCTTCGGCGAGGACGCCGACCTGACGGCGGAGCTGGTCCGGGCCTACGTCCGCGGCTTCCAGGGCGAGCGGCTGGGCCCGGACTCGGTCGCCACCATGACCAAGCACTTCCCGGGCGGTGGCCCGCAGCTCGACGGGGAGGACCCGCACTTCGCGTACGGCCGCGAGCAGGTCTACCCGGGCGGCCGGCAGGAGTACCACCTGGCGCCCTTCCGGGCGGCGCTCGAGGCCGGGACGTCGCAGATCATGCCGTACTACGGGATGCCCGTCGGGACGGACTGGGAGGAGGTCGGCTTCGCCTTCAACCGCCCGGTCATCGCGGGGCTGCTCCGTGACGAGCTGGGCTTCGACGGGATCGTCTGCACCGACTGGGGCCTGATCACCGACAAGTCCTTCGCCGGCGAGCCGATGCCGGCCCGGGCCTGGGGGGTCGAGGAGCTGAGCCCGCCCGAGCGGGTGGCCCGGGCGCTGGCGGCCGGCGTCGACCAGTTCGGCGGTGAGAGCTGCCCCGAGCTCGTCGTCCAGCTGGTCCGCTCCGGCGCCGTCACCGAGGAGCGTCTCGACGTCTCCGTCCGGCGGCTGCTGCGGGAGAAGTTCGTCCTCGGCCTCTTCGACGCCGACCCGCTGGACCTGAACCACGCCCTCGCGACGATCGGCCGGGAGGACTTCGTCGCCGCCGGCGGCGCGGCGCAGCGGGCCTCGATCACCCGGCTGACCGCTGCGGCCGACGGGCCCGGGTCGCTGCCGCTGGCCGAGGGCCTGGCCGTCTACGTCGAGGGCTTCCGCACCGACGCGGCGTCCCGGCTGGGCCGGCTGGTGGACGACCCGGCTGACGCCGACGTCGCCGTGCTGCGGCTGGCCGCCCCCTTCGAGCCGCGGCCCGGCCGCTTCGAGTCGATGTTCCACGCCGGCTCGCTGGCCTTCGCGCCGCCGGAACGGGACCGGCTGCTGGCGATCTGCGCGGCCGTGCCCACCGTCGTCGACCTCTACCTCGACCGGCCGGCCGTGGTGCCCGAGCTGGCCGGCGCCGCCGCGGCCCTGCTGGTGGACTACGGCGCCTCCGACGACGCGCTGGTCGACGTCCTCACCGGCCGGGCGCAGGCCCGGGGTCGGCTGCCCTTCGACCTGCCGTCCTCCGTCGAGGCCGTCGAGGCCAGCCGGAGCGACGTCCCCTTCGACACCGCGGACCCCCTGTTCCGGTTCGGCGACGGCCTGCAGGACTGATCGTCACACGTCGTCCGCCGCGCGGTCGTGCACAGCGGGGGAGGGGTGCCTGGGGTGCGGCCTTGCCCGCCGCGGTGCCCGGGGGTGTTTGCACTCGCCAGGGGAGAGTGCTAAACATTGATTAGCACTCTCCTCGTGAGAGTGCCACCTCTCTGAGCGTGTGAGGCCTCCTGTGGAGGTCGTCCGTCGCGGGCACCTGCTCAGGGATCACCACTAGCAGCCATCGAGCCGGCGGTCCCGCCGCCGGCGCGCGGGAGGACTCGCCGAGAACATGCCCAAACTGATTTCGTTCAACACCGAAGCACGTCGCGGGCTCGAGCGTGGGATGAACATCCTCGCCGACGCCGTGAAGGTCACCCTCGGCCCGAAGGGCCGCAACGTCGTGCTCGAGAAGAAGTGGGGCGCCCCCACGATCACCAACGACGGTGTCAGCATCGCCAAGGAGATCGAGCTCGAGGACCCCTACGAGAAGATCGGCGCCGAGCTCGTCAAGGAGGTCGCCAAGAAGACCGACGACGTCGCGGGCGACGGCACCACCACCGCCACCGTGCTGGCGCAGGCGCTGGTCCGCGAGGGCCTGCGCAACGTCACCGCCGGCGCCAACCCGATGGCCCTCAAGAAGGGCATCGAGAAGGCCGTCGCGGCCATCGTCGAGGAGCTGGCCAGCACCGCCGTCGACGTGGACACCAAGGAGCAGATCGCCGCCACCGCGTCGATCTCCGCCGGTGACCCCACCGTCGGCGAGATCATCGCCGAGGCGATGGACAAGGTCGGCAAGGAAGGTGTCATCACCGTCGACGAGTCCAACACCTTCGGCCTGGAGCTCGAGCTCACCGAGGGCATGCGGTTCGACAAGGGCTACATCTCGCCCTACTTCGTCACCGACACCGAGCGCATGGAGACCGTCCTCGACGACCCCTACGTGCTGATCGTCAACTCGAAGGTCTCGAGCCTCAAGGACGTCCTGCCGCTGCTGGAGAAGGTCATCCAGGCCGGCAAGCCGCTCGTCGTCATCGCCGAGGACACCGACGGCGAGGCCCTGGCCGCGCTGATCGTCAACAAGATCCGTGGCACCTTCAAGTCCGTCGCCGTCAAGGCCCCGGGCTTCGGTGACCGCCGCAAGGCCATGCTCGGCGACATCGCCATCCTCACCGGTGGTCAGGTCATCTCCGAGGAGGTCGGCCTCAAGCTCGACGGCGTCGGGCTGGAGCTGCTGGGCCAGGCCCGCCAGGTGCTGGTCACCAAGGACGAGACCACGATCATCGAGGGTGCCGGCGACTCCGACGCCATCGCCGGGCGCGTCAGCCAGATCCGCGCCGAGATCGACAACTCCGACTCCGACTACGACCGCGAGAAGCTGCAGGAGCGGCTGGCCAAGCTGGCCGGCGGCGTCGCCGTCATCAAGGTCGGTGCGGCCACCGAGGTCGAGCTCAAGGAGCGCAAGCACCGCATCGAGGACGCCGTGCGCAACGCGAAGGCCGCCGTCGAGGAGGGCATCGTCGCCGGTGGTGGCGTGGCCCTCGTCCAGGCCGCCGCGAAGGTGTTCGAGACCCTCGAGCTCGAGGGTGACGAGCAGATCGGCGCCCAGATCGTCCGCGTGGCCGTCGAGGCCCCGCTGCGCCAGATCGCCATCAACGCCGGCCTCGAGGGTGGCGTCGTGGTGGAGAAGGTCAAGTCCCTCCCCGTCGGTCACGGCCTGAACGCCGCGACCGGGGTGTACGAGGACCTCCTCGCCGCCGGCGTCCCGGACCCGACGAAGGTCACCCGTTCTGCCCTGCAGAACGCGGCCTCCATCGCGGCCCTGTTCCTCACCACCGAGGCCGTCATCGCCGACAAGCCGGAGAAGGCTGCTCCGGCCGGCGGCGGCGACCCGTCCGGTGGCATGGGCGGCATGGACTTCTGAGTCCAGCCCCACCCGCACCACCAGCACGACAGACCGAGAGGCGGTCCCCCGACGGGGGCCGCCTCTCGGCGTCTTCGAGGGCCTCACCCGGCGCCGCGACGAGCGACCGGTCGGCCGCCGCAGGGTCCCCGGGCCTGCCGCTAGGGTGCAGCCCAGGACGGTCGGGCAGGGAAGGGGTTCGCGTGAGCGCACTGCGTGTGGTGGACGGGCACAACGACCTGCCGTGGGCGATGCGGGGGGTGGGCTACGACTTCGACGCCGTCGACATCGCGCAGTCCCAGCCGCAGCTGCACACCGACCTGCCGCGGCTCCGTGCCGGCTCGCTCGGCGCCCAGTTCTGGTCGGTGTTCGTGCCCTGCTCGCTCCGCGGGGACGCCGCGGTCACGGCGACGCTGGAGCAGGTCGACGCCGTCTACGACATGGTGCAGCGCTACGTCTCCGACCTCGCCCTGGTGACCAGCGCCGACGGGCTGGCGGCCGTGCTGGACGACCCGTACCTGATCGGCAGCCTGCTGGGAGCCGAGGGCGGGCACTCGATCAACAACTCCCTCGGCGCGCTGCGCACGCTGTACCGGCTG
The window above is part of the Friedmanniella luteola genome. Proteins encoded here:
- a CDS encoding MDR family MFS transporter; protein product: MADTETRPITRADVGLRSERGPILLAVMLSVGLVAIDSTILATAVPAIVDDLGGFAQFPWLFSIYLLAQAVCVPIFGKLSDLFGRKPVMLAGVGLFVLGSVLCGLAWSMPALIVFRAVQGLGAGAVQPTAMTIIGDIYTVAERAKVQGYVASVWAISSVVGPTLGGVFVDFLDWRLIFFVNVPLGAVAAWVLFRRFSEDVTKAEHQIDYRGAVLLTVGTSLLVLGLLEGGVQWDWLSVPGVGVLTVAVLALVGFALVERRAAEPVIPPWVFRSRLLNTTNLASLSIGVVLIGLTSYVPLYVQGVLGENALVAGFALAALTLGWPIAASSAGRIYLRVGFRLTALLGCAIILVGVALLVLIGPGSSVWQVAGTCFVIGLGMGLTASPTLIAGQAAAEWSVRGVVTGTNMFARSMGSAVGIAVFGAVANASLARSGGGTVSTTAAGIPAGALDPALHAVFLGTAAVAAVLTVAVLLMPKTPPHGQD
- a CDS encoding glycoside hydrolase family 3 protein, encoding MTQPSAPPYRDPSLSPDQRVEDLLGRLTLEDKAGLMFHDMTLIGPDGTLVGDDNVIARPGSEAAVRGLRMNHFNLLGSPSGVRDLVAWYNRLQELAASTELGIPVSLSTDPRHSFSDNAGTAALAGSFSAWPESLGFAALRDPALVERFADIARQEYVAGGFRVALHPQIDLATEYRWARIGMTFGEDADLTAELVRAYVRGFQGERLGPDSVATMTKHFPGGGPQLDGEDPHFAYGREQVYPGGRQEYHLAPFRAALEAGTSQIMPYYGMPVGTDWEEVGFAFNRPVIAGLLRDELGFDGIVCTDWGLITDKSFAGEPMPARAWGVEELSPPERVARALAAGVDQFGGESCPELVVQLVRSGAVTEERLDVSVRRLLREKFVLGLFDADPLDLNHALATIGREDFVAAGGAAQRASITRLTAAADGPGSLPLAEGLAVYVEGFRTDAASRLGRLVDDPADADVAVLRLAAPFEPRPGRFESMFHAGSLAFAPPERDRLLAICAAVPTVVDLYLDRPAVVPELAGAAAALLVDYGASDDALVDVLTGRAQARGRLPFDLPSSVEAVEASRSDVPFDTADPLFRFGDGLQD
- the groL gene encoding chaperonin GroEL (60 kDa chaperone family; promotes refolding of misfolded polypeptides especially under stressful conditions; forms two stacked rings of heptamers to form a barrel-shaped 14mer; ends can be capped by GroES; misfolded proteins enter the barrel where they are refolded when GroES binds) translates to MPKLISFNTEARRGLERGMNILADAVKVTLGPKGRNVVLEKKWGAPTITNDGVSIAKEIELEDPYEKIGAELVKEVAKKTDDVAGDGTTTATVLAQALVREGLRNVTAGANPMALKKGIEKAVAAIVEELASTAVDVDTKEQIAATASISAGDPTVGEIIAEAMDKVGKEGVITVDESNTFGLELELTEGMRFDKGYISPYFVTDTERMETVLDDPYVLIVNSKVSSLKDVLPLLEKVIQAGKPLVVIAEDTDGEALAALIVNKIRGTFKSVAVKAPGFGDRRKAMLGDIAILTGGQVISEEVGLKLDGVGLELLGQARQVLVTKDETTIIEGAGDSDAIAGRVSQIRAEIDNSDSDYDREKLQERLAKLAGGVAVIKVGAATEVELKERKHRIEDAVRNAKAAVEEGIVAGGGVALVQAAAKVFETLELEGDEQIGAQIVRVAVEAPLRQIAINAGLEGGVVVEKVKSLPVGHGLNAATGVYEDLLAAGVPDPTKVTRSALQNAASIAALFLTTEAVIADKPEKAAPAGGGDPSGGMGGMDF